GTAACTAGTTATCGGGCGGTGTCCTGTCTATTTGATAAATACCAAGGTTTCTATACATATTATTATAGTTAATTTGTGGTCTTTATTTACCAATCAATAAAGTGCTCTGCTGTATTTTTTCATGATAGGTTAGAGCTGCTATATTTTTTGATAACGAAATATTTGATGCATTTCATCTTGATAAGATAAGGTAAAAAAATAATTTAGGTAAAGCTAAATTTATACGTAAAGGGAGATATTATGAATAGGCTAACACTAGCGGTTGTATCTGCAGCATATGCGGTATCTGGTTCTGCACTAAGCGGTGAGAATGTAAAACCAGACTACGACCCTACAAAGTATTGTTATTATGCCGATCTGGCATATTCTAAGGGATCGGTAGAAAAGCAGAATAACAAATGGAAAGTCTGTGTTGACGGCGGTCCAAATGGTGAGCTTCGGTGGGTTGATCAGTAACGACAATTTCATATGATGCGCAAATAAAAAACGCCAGCTTCACAGCTGGCGTTTTTTATTCAAGGTGTACGAGCGTTAACCGCGTACTTTCATGCCTTTTTTCTCCATGCCACGGTAGATGATAAGCATCTGAGCGATAGAGATAAGGTTTGAAACTAACCAGTAAAGTACCAGACCTGATGGGAACCAAATAAAGAAGATTGAGAACACGACTGGCATGTAAGTCATCATCTTTTGTTGCATTGGGTCAGTAACTGTCATTGGTTGTAGTTTTTGTGTTAGGAACATACTTGCGCCAAATAGCACAGGTAGTACGTAGTAAGGGTCCATTGATGATAGATCCGTTAGCCACAACATAAACTCAGCATGACGTAGTTCTGTTGATTCGAGGAATACGTAGAACAAGGCTAGGAAGATTGGCATTTGTAGTAATAGTGGGAAACAGCCACCCATTGGGTTCACTTTTTCCTTACGGTACATTTCCATCATCGCTTGGCCGAACTTCTGGCGGTCATCGCCATAACGCTCTTTTAGTGCCTGCATCTTAGGCTGTAGCATACGCATTTTAGCCATTGAGGTGTATTGCGCTTTAGTTAGTGGGTATAACGCCGTTTTCACAATCAAAGTGATAGCAATAATCGCCAGACCCCAGTTACCCAAAATACCGTAAAGGAACTTAAGCAGAGTCAGTAGCGGTTGTGAAATAAACCATAACCAGCCGTAGTCTACTGTGAGATCTAGATCTTCTTGAATTGCTTCAAGCGCTTCTGTGTCTTTAGGACCCATGTAGTACACTGCATGGATAGTTGCCGTGCTGTTTGCTTGAACATTGGTTGGCTCGCTCTTCATACCAACAATACCATTACCATTTCTAAGCGCGGTATAAATTGTATTATTGGTTTGCTGATCTGGCACCCATGCACTGACGAAGTAGTGCTGTAGGAAAGCAACATAGCCGCCTTGGGTATTTTTATTCAGGTTCGCATCCGCCATATCAGAGAAGCTGTATTTCTCATAAGGTTCTTCAGCGGTACCATAGGCTGCGCCTAAGTAGGTCTGATCAACCATGCTGCCTTTATCTTGGCGTGTACGTTTGATTTGTGTGTATAGTTGTACTTGAACAGGTGATGAGGTGGTGTTGTTAACTTGGTATTCTAAGTCAACATCATATTTGCCTGCTTTAAATACATAAGTTTTTGTGTACTGTACGCCTTTCTCATCAGTAAAAGTCAGTGGTACACGTAATGTATCGCCATTAAGCTCATATTGCTGTTGTGCAGACTCATATACTGGGCGACCAGCCTTGTTTGCGTCAGGGCCGTTTAAACCAATTAAACCACTCTGTGAAACATACTGTTTGCCTTCAAATTCACCAAGTAACATGAAAGGCGTGTCGCTGCCATGGGTTTCTGCGTGTTGTAGTAAGTTGGCTTCAACGATGTCACCGCCTTTAGTATCAATTTTTACCGAAAGTACATCGGTAGTGATACTAATGACAGAACGTGTTGCCTGAGTTGCTACAACTGGGACATCGAATTGGCTTGATGCAGGTACATCAGCTTGCTCTTCTGTTGGGGTTGAGTTCGCCACTTGTTGTGTGACGGCACTGGTATCAGCTTGTGGTTGGTTTTGTTCTTGTGTCCACTCTTGGAACAGTAGGAACGAAACCAGCAACAAACCGATAAATAAAAACGTGCGTTGCGATTCCATAACAGCTCTTATTTCTCGTGTTGTTTAACTTTAGTCGACTTCACAGGTACAGGATCATCTCCACCTGCGCTCAAAGGGTGACATTTTAATATGCGTTTAACCGCTAACCAACTCCCTTTTGCAATTCCATGTAAATTAATTGCTTGAATTGCATAACTAGAACAGGTCGGGTTAAAGCGACAATGAGGCCCGAGTAGGGGGCTAATCCATTGTTGATAACCGCGGATCAGCAATATAAGCAGGTGCTTGGGAAGCGAACAAACTGC
This portion of the Pseudoalteromonas sp. GCY genome encodes:
- a CDS encoding DUF1496 domain-containing protein, which gives rise to MNRLTLAVVSAAYAVSGSALSGENVKPDYDPTKYCYYADLAYSKGSVEKQNNKWKVCVDGGPNGELRWVDQ
- the yidC gene encoding membrane protein insertase YidC, translated to MESQRTFLFIGLLLVSFLLFQEWTQEQNQPQADTSAVTQQVANSTPTEEQADVPASSQFDVPVVATQATRSVISITTDVLSVKIDTKGGDIVEANLLQHAETHGSDTPFMLLGEFEGKQYVSQSGLIGLNGPDANKAGRPVYESAQQQYELNGDTLRVPLTFTDEKGVQYTKTYVFKAGKYDVDLEYQVNNTTSSPVQVQLYTQIKRTRQDKGSMVDQTYLGAAYGTAEEPYEKYSFSDMADANLNKNTQGGYVAFLQHYFVSAWVPDQQTNNTIYTALRNGNGIVGMKSEPTNVQANSTATIHAVYYMGPKDTEALEAIQEDLDLTVDYGWLWFISQPLLTLLKFLYGILGNWGLAIIAITLIVKTALYPLTKAQYTSMAKMRMLQPKMQALKERYGDDRQKFGQAMMEMYRKEKVNPMGGCFPLLLQMPIFLALFYVFLESTELRHAEFMLWLTDLSSMDPYYVLPVLFGASMFLTQKLQPMTVTDPMQQKMMTYMPVVFSIFFIWFPSGLVLYWLVSNLISIAQMLIIYRGMEKKGMKVRG
- the yidD gene encoding membrane protein insertion efficiency factor YidD; the encoded protein is MNSTSGRSKIRNQFKAVCSLPKHLLILLIRGYQQWISPLLGPHCRFNPTCSSYAIQAINLHGIAKGSWLAVKRILKCHPLSAGGDDPVPVKSTKVKQHEK